The following are encoded together in the Lathyrus oleraceus cultivar Zhongwan6 chromosome 3, CAAS_Psat_ZW6_1.0, whole genome shotgun sequence genome:
- the LOC127129964 gene encoding uncharacterized protein LOC127129964: protein MPTRAVKLYKKTAGHNHFNPTKDNDSLLHTQLWIDPKEEFMQYVHTGDPVDLTFSVKELKAFLSFCEGCETDIHLHFEKTGEPILMAPKFGLEDGSNSNFDATLLLATMLTSQLHEGAASEPPVVPNNTHARTEERNESPLQQENCRLNASELPSDHTRIWSDLSAAAVKNTSAMEERQAQERTTLNDNEQREIQKISAVQISRGKLAAGNNPRDSNFCLPTENDHVQEPQDMLPNNGQQYLLQVYVCSLAYFKCKFPFMSMSEPTKPKPSHVPKLQQDHECLQLSQAIGHTC from the coding sequence ATGCCTACAAGAGCAGTCAAGTTATACAAAAAAACAGCAGGTCATAACCACTTCAACCCAACCAAAGACAATGATTCATTGCTACACACCCAACTCTGGATAGATCCTAAGGAGGAGTTTATGCAGTATGTTCATACTGGGGACCCTGTAGATTTGACTTTCAGTGTAAAAGAACTGAAGGCATTTCTTTCATTTTGCGAGGGCTGTGAAACTGATATCCATTTACATTTTGAGAAAACTGGCGAACCAATTCTCATGGCACCTAAATTTGGTTTGGAAGATGGGTCCAATTCGAATTTTGATGCTACCCTTTTACTGGCAACCATGTTAACATCTCAGCTTCATGAAGGCGCAGCATCAGAACCTCCAGTGGTGCCTAACAATACACATGCTCGAACTGAAGAAAGAAATGAATCTCCATTGCAGCAAGAGAACTGCAGATTGAATGCATCAGAGCTTCCGTCTGACCACACCCGTATTTGGTCAGACCTTTCAGCAGCTGCAGTTAAGAATACTAGTGCCATGGAAGAAAGGCAGGCCCAAGAAAGAACAACTTTGAATGATAACGAACAAAGAGAAATTCAAAAGATTAGTGCAGTGCAAATTTCAAGAGGAAAATTAGCCGCAGGAAATAATCCCAGGGATTCCAATTTCTGCCTACCAACTGAAAATGATCATGTACAAGAGCCTCAAGATATGTTGCCAAATAATGGTCAACAATACCTATTGCAAGTCTATGTGTGCTCCCTTGCTTACTTCAAATGCAAGTTTCCATTCATGTCCATGAGTGAACCTACAAAACCAAAGCCAAGTCATGTGCCAAAACTGCAGCAAGACCATGAATGTCTGCAACTGTCTCAAGCCATAGGCCATACCTGCTGA